From the genome of Fibrobacter sp.:
CCGCCGCCGGCTACACCGTATTTGGTGGCGAACACGCTCCCTACATCTGGTGGAAACTGCCCGAAGGCGAAAAGTCCTTCGACTTCTTCGATCGCCTCCTTGGCACTTGCGAAGTTGTGGGTACC
Proteins encoded in this window:
- a CDS encoding LL-diaminopimelate aminotransferase (catalyzes the interconversion of tetrahydrodipicolinate and L,L-diaminopimelate in lysine biosynthesis), which codes for AAGYTVFGGEHAPYIWWKLPEGEKSFDFFDRLLGTCEVVGTPGSGFGPCGEGYFRLTAFGDHEQTKVALKRIKEKL